One region of Chryseobacterium sp. C-71 genomic DNA includes:
- a CDS encoding alpha/beta fold hydrolase, with the protein MPYITKQDSKNFELYYEDFGSGQPIILIHGWPLSGKSWELQVPVLLDLGYRVITYDRKGFGKSAPTSDGYDYDGLTADLHEIITQLDLKNVILFGFSMGGGEVVRYLTNYGSENVDKIALISSIIPLVKQEDDNPNGVPQEDLDGIMENLKTDRVTFLETFHKNFYNYGLLSQTVSQAQLNYDWSIASCASPIATIKCAESWANTDFRPELGNVNVKTLIVHGDNDQIVPIDTAGKQAAESIANNNFVIIEGAPHGLNVTHAEQLNATITFFLNGN; encoded by the coding sequence ATGCCTTACATTACAAAACAAGACAGCAAAAATTTTGAACTTTATTATGAAGATTTCGGTTCGGGACAGCCGATTATTTTAATTCACGGGTGGCCTTTGAGCGGAAAATCTTGGGAGCTGCAAGTTCCGGTTCTCCTAGATTTAGGTTACAGAGTCATTACCTACGACAGAAAAGGTTTCGGAAAATCGGCACCGACTTCAGATGGATATGATTATGATGGATTAACAGCTGATTTACATGAAATTATTACTCAGTTAGATTTAAAAAACGTTATTCTCTTCGGATTTTCAATGGGAGGTGGTGAAGTGGTTCGTTATTTAACAAATTATGGTTCTGAAAATGTAGATAAAATTGCATTGATCTCATCAATTATTCCTTTGGTAAAACAGGAAGATGACAATCCGAATGGTGTTCCGCAGGAAGACTTAGATGGAATTATGGAAAATCTTAAAACCGATAGAGTCACTTTCCTGGAAACATTTCACAAAAACTTTTACAACTACGGATTGCTTTCACAAACGGTAAGTCAGGCACAACTAAACTACGATTGGAGCATTGCCTCATGCGCCTCTCCTATTGCCACCATAAAATGTGCTGAAAGCTGGGCAAATACAGATTTCCGACCGGAACTTGGAAATGTAAATGTAAAAACGCTGATTGTACATGGTGACAACGACCAGATCGTACCCATCGACACAGCCGGAAAACAAGCAGCAGAAAGTATTGCAAACAATAATTTTGTAATCATCGAAGGTGCACCGCATGGTTTAAATGTCACTCATGCCGAACAGTTGAATGCAACTATTACCTTTTTTTTAAATGGTAACTAA
- a CDS encoding RDD family protein, protein MEQKYFLIDGSDRKGPFTIQQLKELNIKKNDLVWHGGITNWTEAEQIEELKSLFNLVSPPAVSNNLPIHIPQKTSIKQKIGYVEYLSDNTIKVYEQNDIVHYRFANFGERLGARILDVLIIVLPSAIIPILPGWLYFALMHCSADQQTLGQKAVNIKLVSTDGAKINFGQSTGRFFANILNVLTFFIGYLMFFFNEKNQCLHDNLAGTLVVAEIGRERR, encoded by the coding sequence ATGGAACAAAAATACTTTCTCATTGATGGATCAGACAGAAAAGGTCCGTTTACAATTCAACAACTAAAGGAATTAAATATCAAAAAAAACGATCTCGTCTGGCACGGAGGTATTACGAACTGGACAGAAGCAGAGCAAATCGAAGAACTTAAAAGCTTATTTAATCTAGTTTCGCCACCAGCTGTAAGTAACAATTTACCGATACACATCCCTCAGAAAACTTCTATAAAACAGAAAATCGGTTATGTAGAATATTTATCAGACAACACCATCAAAGTCTACGAACAAAACGACATCGTGCACTATCGTTTCGCTAATTTTGGTGAGCGATTGGGTGCAAGAATACTTGATGTTTTAATCATCGTATTGCCATCTGCTATTATCCCAATACTTCCCGGATGGTTGTATTTTGCATTGATGCATTGCAGCGCAGACCAGCAAACCCTTGGACAAAAAGCGGTCAATATCAAATTAGTAAGCACCGATGGTGCTAAAATTAATTTTGGTCAGTCCACGGGTCGTTTCTTTGCAAATATCCTGAATGTCCTTACATTTTTCATCGGCTATCTGATGTTTTTCTTCAACGAAAAAAATCAATGTCTGCATGATAACCTTGCAGGAACGCTTGTGGTAGCAGAGATTGGAAGAGAGAGAAGGTAA
- a CDS encoding DUF4365 domain-containing protein, with translation MNRYNPTERIGVNETEKIVIQNLGWIFREQPIVDVGLDAIIEQIENGEPTGKFIAVQIKSGSGNFYKTEKGLSHYVTNIHYNYWINLCIPIILIAHIPEEGKTYWQEIKESNFKKNKKRWKIEIPFKQEFNEKSQNRLIKITSEKNDEKFDVYRGRVASNDFEDIISDLESISDATVCINNITAIMNLQSEEISKKTEQFSLLNEKKSINYSSEVSILYKALSKTMNLTAKRTETEIELFSQLYSVGISAFEKLLINLQIFNLKFENFGGDSNLLRQVPSQIDFAVKKFIVLRNTLKSMPTYNFIIFKEAKNQYLDVLNLLIFETQEASEMTKKIFEKIP, from the coding sequence ATGAATAGATATAATCCAACAGAAAGAATAGGAGTTAATGAAACAGAAAAAATTGTAATCCAAAATCTTGGATGGATTTTTCGTGAGCAGCCAATTGTGGATGTTGGTTTAGATGCAATTATTGAACAGATTGAAAATGGTGAACCAACGGGAAAATTTATTGCTGTTCAAATTAAAAGTGGTTCCGGTAACTTTTACAAAACGGAAAAAGGACTTTCCCATTATGTTACTAATATTCATTACAATTATTGGATAAACCTTTGTATTCCAATCATCCTTATAGCACATATTCCAGAAGAAGGAAAAACTTATTGGCAAGAGATTAAAGAAAGTAATTTCAAAAAAAATAAAAAAAGATGGAAAATTGAAATTCCATTCAAACAAGAATTTAACGAAAAATCACAAAATAGACTCATAAAAATTACTTCTGAGAAAAACGATGAAAAATTTGATGTTTATCGTGGAAGAGTTGCTTCTAATGATTTCGAAGATATAATTTCAGATTTAGAATCAATTAGTGATGCGACTGTTTGCATAAATAATATTACAGCAATTATGAATCTACAATCAGAAGAAATAAGCAAAAAGACTGAGCAATTTTCCCTACTCAACGAAAAAAAATCTATTAATTATAGTTCCGAAGTTTCAATTCTTTACAAAGCATTATCTAAGACAATGAATTTAACTGCAAAGAGAACCGAAACTGAGATAGAGTTGTTTTCACAATTATATTCTGTAGGCATTAGTGCTTTTGAAAAATTACTGATTAATCTTCAGATTTTTAATTTAAAGTTCGAAAATTTTGGAGGTGATAGTAATTTATTAAGACAAGTTCCTTCTCAAATTGATTTCGCAGTGAAAAAATTTATAGTTTTAAGAAATACTCTAAAAAGTATGCCTACATATAATTTTATTATTTTTAAAGAAGCTAAAAATCAATATTTAGATGTTTTAAACTTGTTAATATTTGAAACACAAGAAGCTAGTGAAATGACTAAAAAGATATTCGAAAAAATTCCTTAG
- a CDS encoding NADP-dependent glyceraldehyde-3-phosphate dehydrogenase: protein MSSANTESFKEIFKSENEIPEEYKVQEIHQRVYLLNGELVEWKGDVTEIYSPVCIRTENGLERKLLGSIPNIGVGEAMDVLDASVKAYNNGLGEWPTMSVEGRIKCMQKFVYLMIKERDLIIKLLMWEIGKTLPDSTKEFDRTVDYINQTIDALKDLDRESSRFQQAEGTIAQIRRAPLGVVLSMGPFNYPLNEIFTTLIPALIMGNTIIFKLPKHGVLAHYPLLHAFKEAFPKGTVNTLYGKGSEIITPIMESGKVNVLAFIGSSKVANGLKKLHPKVNRLRAILSLDAKNAAIVTKNANLDIAVSEIILGALSFNGQRCTALKLIFVQKEVAEEFTAKLNKAVSELKPGLPWEKDVKITPLPEANKPSYLKECIEDAVSKGGKVLNENGGYNEESFVFPAVVYPVNSDMKLYHEEQFGPIIPVVPFETIEEPIDYQVNASHGMQVSIFSEDALEVSQLIDPFVNLVSRVNINCQAQRGPDVFPFTGRKDSAEGTLSVFDALRSFSIRSLVAAKSTESNKNLLNTIVRDHDSNFLSTDYLF, encoded by the coding sequence ATGAGTTCAGCAAATACAGAATCATTCAAGGAAATTTTTAAAAGCGAAAACGAAATCCCCGAAGAATATAAAGTTCAGGAAATTCATCAGAGAGTTTATCTTTTAAACGGCGAATTGGTAGAGTGGAAGGGTGACGTTACAGAAATTTACTCTCCGGTCTGCATCCGAACGGAAAACGGGTTAGAAAGAAAATTGCTGGGTAGCATTCCCAATATTGGTGTCGGTGAAGCGATGGATGTACTTGACGCATCTGTAAAAGCCTACAACAATGGCCTCGGCGAATGGCCAACCATGTCTGTAGAAGGCCGCATCAAATGTATGCAGAAGTTTGTGTACTTAATGATTAAAGAACGTGATCTTATTATCAAATTATTGATGTGGGAAATCGGGAAAACCTTACCGGATTCCACCAAAGAATTCGACCGTACCGTAGATTATATCAACCAAACCATTGATGCCTTAAAAGATTTGGATCGTGAGTCATCCCGTTTCCAACAGGCGGAAGGTACCATTGCACAAATCAGAAGAGCGCCGCTTGGAGTGGTTTTAAGTATGGGACCGTTCAATTATCCGCTAAACGAAATCTTTACAACGCTGATTCCTGCATTGATTATGGGGAATACGATTATATTTAAACTTCCTAAGCACGGTGTTTTGGCACATTACCCTTTATTACATGCCTTCAAAGAAGCTTTCCCAAAAGGAACGGTGAATACTTTATATGGAAAAGGTTCTGAAATCATCACCCCAATTATGGAAAGTGGTAAAGTGAACGTCTTGGCATTTATCGGTTCTAGTAAAGTAGCCAACGGACTGAAAAAACTGCACCCAAAAGTCAACAGACTTCGTGCAATTTTAAGTTTAGATGCAAAGAATGCAGCCATCGTGACCAAAAATGCCAATCTTGATATTGCTGTGAGCGAAATTATTCTCGGAGCACTTTCTTTCAACGGACAGCGTTGTACGGCTCTGAAACTGATCTTCGTACAGAAAGAAGTCGCCGAAGAATTTACAGCTAAATTAAATAAAGCCGTTTCAGAATTAAAACCAGGTTTACCTTGGGAAAAAGATGTGAAAATCACGCCGCTTCCCGAAGCTAATAAGCCTTCATATCTTAAAGAATGCATTGAAGATGCTGTATCTAAAGGAGGAAAAGTTCTCAATGAAAACGGTGGTTACAACGAAGAATCTTTTGTATTTCCTGCGGTGGTTTATCCGGTGAACAGCGATATGAAATTATATCATGAAGAACAATTCGGACCAATCATTCCTGTGGTGCCATTTGAAACAATTGAAGAGCCAATTGATTATCAGGTCAACGCTTCACACGGGATGCAGGTGAGTATTTTCAGTGAAGATGCTTTGGAAGTTTCACAATTAATTGATCCTTTTGTGAATTTGGTAAGCAGAGTAAATATCAACTGTCAGGCACAGCGTGGCCCAGATGTTTTCCCATTTACCGGAAGAAAAGATTCTGCCGAAGGTACGCTTTCGGTGTTTGATGCGCTTCGTTCGTTCTCTATCAGATCTTTGGTTGCTGCAAAATCTACTGAGTCTAACAAGAATCTTCTGAATACCATTGTCAGAGATCACGATTCTAATTTTTTGAGTACGGATTATTTGTTTTAG
- a CDS encoding type II toxin-antitoxin system RelE/ParE family toxin translates to MRKVKISSEAKLDLIGIEEYLLNKWNEKVADDFYQKLIDAIDILETANVNFEKYLDTDFRKFLLTKHNTIIYKVINDEITIVRILQNFQDPDENYKSLEK, encoded by the coding sequence ATGCGAAAGGTTAAGATTTCTTCTGAAGCAAAATTAGATTTAATTGGAATTGAAGAATATTTGCTAAATAAATGGAATGAAAAAGTAGCAGATGATTTTTATCAAAAACTAATTGATGCAATTGATATTTTGGAAACTGCTAATGTGAATTTTGAAAAATATTTGGATACCGACTTTAGAAAATTTCTTTTAACAAAACATAATACGATAATCTATAAGGTAATAAATGATGAAATAACTATTGTTCGCATCCTGCAGAACTTCCAAGATCCCGATGAAAATTATAAATCATTAGAAAAATAA
- a CDS encoding NAD(P)-binding domain-containing protein, with translation MKKLGIIGFGWLGNHIAKRLSEQYEIFATTTTASKIESIESKGYHASLIRFSHELYSEMKEWKVAKELDAIFICVPFSGLRGAKVPMNDKRQNLLNFLGDYKGQLFLASSTGVYPETEKEFTEDDQPAKEVESESFILEKFPETNILRLAGLMGGDRLLKNYNISGLDQLVNHIHYSDIVSVIEKMLENNSESKVYNVVAPIHPNKEEVINAQKDLPYNGERTAIGRTISPEKLITELDFEFQFPDPRYFHL, from the coding sequence ATGAAAAAACTAGGCATCATAGGCTTCGGCTGGCTCGGCAATCACATCGCAAAGAGACTATCAGAACAATACGAAATTTTTGCAACCACCACCACAGCATCAAAAATTGAAAGTATAGAATCCAAAGGTTATCATGCTAGTTTAATCCGTTTTTCACATGAACTGTATTCTGAAATGAAAGAATGGAAAGTTGCAAAAGAACTGGATGCCATTTTTATTTGTGTGCCTTTTTCTGGACTTCGGGGAGCCAAAGTTCCGATGAATGACAAAAGGCAAAACCTGCTCAACTTTCTGGGAGATTACAAGGGTCAGTTATTCTTGGCAAGTTCCACAGGTGTTTACCCTGAAACCGAAAAAGAATTTACAGAAGACGATCAGCCTGCGAAAGAAGTAGAAAGTGAAAGTTTTATTTTAGAAAAATTTCCTGAAACAAATATCCTGAGATTGGCTGGTTTGATGGGTGGTGACAGACTTTTAAAAAATTACAACATCTCAGGTCTGGATCAGTTGGTGAATCACATTCATTATTCAGATATCGTTTCGGTGATCGAAAAAATGCTTGAAAATAATTCTGAATCTAAAGTCTATAATGTTGTTGCACCAATTCATCCAAACAAAGAAGAGGTGATCAATGCGCAGAAAGATTTGCCTTACAATGGAGAAAGAACAGCGATTGGAAGAACTATTTCTCCTGAAAAATTGATTACTGAATTGGATTTTGAATTTCAATTTCCCGATCCGAGGTATTTTCATTTGTAG